From Chryseobacterium gallinarum, one genomic window encodes:
- a CDS encoding EpsG family protein, translating to MSLLHPYYIIAIIYMLIFSIREVFGKKVDKKWFWFLGIYLIILAGLRNQVGPDYGSYLGIYIYSDTKSYYSIFMKMLHLEGTETLDVEWLYTLINKILLNIFNAPYYVLTLIIAIFAIIFKVEYTEDNTFYPFTFTLFMFIPNFFIGESGQIRQNLGTFMVYFAIRYIKERKLWHYLFFIFLGSGIHSVCYLFLPMYWLARVPLNKTIMLILIIGSVFLSPFEVYRFFGNFLSGMAEESSLVDGFNGYMDETVQRINGGFGIPEAMMAILTFFLFVFDNKMKELYPYYEYHRNYAVIGICFYFIFRNNPIFSSRLVGAFVGFSYIIIPNAMYVVSGRVRNMIYAFIITLVVFNFVVFSTFNNIRAGRFTIDLYQNHLLP from the coding sequence ATGAGTTTATTACATCCATATTATATTATTGCGATTATCTATATGCTGATCTTCAGTATTCGGGAGGTTTTCGGGAAGAAGGTAGATAAAAAGTGGTTCTGGTTCCTGGGGATTTATCTGATCATTCTGGCCGGACTTAGGAATCAGGTAGGCCCTGATTACGGAAGTTATCTTGGAATCTATATTTATTCTGATACAAAAAGCTACTATAGTATCTTTATGAAGATGCTTCATCTGGAGGGTACAGAAACCCTGGATGTAGAATGGCTGTATACTTTGATTAATAAGATACTCCTCAATATTTTCAATGCCCCTTATTATGTATTGACGCTGATAATTGCCATCTTTGCCATTATCTTTAAAGTGGAATATACTGAGGATAATACTTTTTATCCGTTTACGTTTACTTTGTTTATGTTTATTCCCAACTTTTTTATTGGGGAAAGCGGGCAGATAAGACAGAATCTGGGAACTTTTATGGTTTATTTTGCGATACGCTATATTAAAGAACGGAAACTCTGGCATTATCTGTTTTTTATATTTTTGGGATCGGGTATACATAGTGTCTGTTATTTGTTTTTACCAATGTACTGGCTGGCAAGAGTTCCGTTAAACAAAACCATTATGTTGATTTTGATTATCGGGTCTGTCTTCCTGTCTCCGTTTGAGGTGTATAGGTTTTTCGGAAACTTTTTATCCGGAATGGCTGAGGAAAGTTCACTTGTAGACGGTTTTAACGGATATATGGATGAAACTGTACAGAGAATAAACGGAGGTTTCGGAATTCCTGAAGCCATGATGGCCATTCTGACATTCTTCCTTTTTGTTTTTGATAACAAGATGAAGGAGCTGTATCCCTATTATGAATACCACAGGAATTATGCCGTTATCGGAATATGCTTTTACTTTATCTTTAGAAATAACCCCATATTTTCATCCCGTTTGGTGGGAGCATTTGTCGGATTCTCCTATATTATCATTCCTAACGCAATGTACGTTGTTTCAGGAAGGGTCAGAAATATGATTTATGCATTTATTATTACATTGGTAGTTTTCAACTTTGTGGTTTTCTCAACGTTTAATAACATTAGAGCGGGAAGGTTTACCATTGATCTTTATCAAAACCATTTACTCCCGTAA
- a CDS encoding MMPL family transporter, whose translation MHRFFIFLYYLISGNRIISVFTALGITLLCLFFASKINFEEDINQIIPKNEKSDLTAKVLKQLNFSDKIIVIIENQSGENDFQLSETADTFLQKIEPLQKYIASVQGKVNEQEISETFDFVNQNLPLFLNGDDYKQIEQKLQKDSIARQVESNYVSLVSPASLVTKEFIKKDPLGLTFLGIKKLNALNISKDFKLEDSYIVTKDGRNLLLFIDPKNKSNDTKSNEHFINQLNIIKESINKQFRGKTEISYFGSPVIAVANAQQIKKDIQNTVMISMTVLLILLIYYFRNLFTPVIVFLPTVFSVLLALLVLYFIKDKISAISLSVGAILIGITIDYALHILTHYKHNNNIEELYKEITQPIILSSATTAVSFLCLIFVRSEALKDLGLFAAITVILSSITALIIVPQLYHPKPAEEKLNTNFIDKIGSYPYEKNKPLIIGCSIIILACLCGFRHVKFNEDIGDLNYIPKELKISEEKLQKLSDITSKSIYTISYGNSEEEALARNSQLSGFLEKEKKEGKILSYNSIGNIVLSEKDQQKKIAEWQHFWNRNKKQEVLSELINNGNKFGFNSAAFDHFNETLYKDYSTLSLKDYEQVKALQIPEFLSNEKGFYTVSNVVKVDEHKRDAFIKDIEKKHDVLAIDRQQMNENFLGLLKRDFNTLINYSLLAIILTIIVFFRNFELTILTMFPIVLTGVVTAGILYFLGLELNIFSTVVCTLVFGVGDDFSIFLTQAMQKEHTTGKNELPTYRISIILAVFTTILSIGSLIFAKHPALHSLALVALIGMFSVIIITSTLYPFWFRLFITNRAKKGLSPITLRLFLHSVLSFVYYGLGGFLFSVFGSFFVKNSKGRTLDIIKLILAKFLTSVLYSNPFVKKRVIKNNSEDFSKPAVIIANHTSFLDTLAIAMTTHKIIYLVNDWVYQSPVFGKLVRALGFYPVSQGIENGMDQLKEKIDQGYSLVVFPEAERSYTNDVKRFHKGAFYLAEQFGLDILPLYIHGNSEVLPKGDFIIYDGSITVKVGDRISKDDVSFGKNYSERTKKINAYFRTEFARLREEIEDENYFKKKLFLSYLYKNTEVVQEVKNDFNINKCVYFELNKHISKDAHVLHIADDFGQKDALLTLYQASRKIYSFIQDGEKRATAEHNYLVKKRKIQYIKELSEVNKNIDVLLISDDRFDINKIQSLPETIIFINIKNAVIESADYTLIFSSESLKVFKSK comes from the coding sequence ATGCATCGATTTTTTATATTTTTATATTATCTGATTTCCGGAAACAGGATTATTTCTGTATTTACTGCATTAGGAATAACCTTGTTGTGCCTTTTCTTTGCTTCAAAAATCAACTTTGAGGAAGATATCAATCAGATTATTCCCAAAAATGAAAAATCTGATCTTACCGCCAAAGTTCTTAAGCAACTTAATTTTTCGGACAAAATTATCGTAATTATCGAAAATCAATCCGGTGAAAACGATTTTCAGCTTTCTGAAACTGCAGATACTTTCTTGCAAAAAATTGAACCCCTTCAAAAATACATAGCTTCGGTCCAGGGAAAAGTAAATGAGCAGGAGATCTCGGAAACCTTTGATTTTGTCAACCAAAACCTGCCTTTATTTCTGAACGGGGATGATTATAAACAAATTGAGCAAAAGCTTCAAAAAGACAGCATTGCCAGACAGGTTGAGAGTAATTATGTTTCATTGGTATCACCTGCCAGCCTGGTTACAAAAGAATTTATCAAAAAAGATCCGCTAGGCCTTACCTTTTTAGGAATCAAAAAACTGAATGCCCTTAATATCAGTAAGGATTTTAAGCTTGAAGACAGCTATATCGTTACTAAAGACGGCAGGAACCTATTGCTCTTTATCGATCCAAAAAACAAAAGCAATGACACCAAATCCAATGAGCATTTTATCAATCAGCTTAACATAATAAAAGAGAGTATCAACAAACAATTCAGAGGGAAAACCGAGATCAGTTACTTCGGATCACCGGTTATTGCTGTTGCCAATGCCCAACAGATTAAAAAAGATATTCAGAATACAGTAATGATTTCCATGACTGTACTTTTGATATTACTGATCTATTATTTCAGAAACCTCTTTACTCCGGTTATTGTTTTCCTGCCCACTGTATTTTCGGTTTTACTGGCATTATTGGTTTTATATTTTATCAAGGATAAAATTTCTGCCATTTCATTAAGTGTGGGCGCCATTCTCATTGGGATTACCATTGATTATGCTTTACATATCCTTACTCATTATAAGCACAATAACAATATTGAAGAACTTTATAAAGAGATCACCCAACCCATCATATTAAGCAGTGCTACAACTGCTGTATCATTTTTATGCCTGATATTCGTGCGTTCCGAGGCGTTAAAAGATTTAGGCCTATTTGCTGCCATCACAGTCATTTTATCTTCTATCACAGCTTTAATTATCGTACCTCAGCTTTATCATCCTAAGCCTGCAGAGGAAAAACTTAATACCAACTTTATTGATAAAATTGGCTCTTATCCTTATGAGAAAAACAAACCGCTAATTATCGGGTGCTCCATCATTATCCTCGCCTGCCTGTGTGGTTTCAGACACGTAAAGTTCAATGAAGATATCGGAGACCTCAATTACATTCCTAAAGAACTAAAAATCAGTGAAGAAAAACTTCAAAAGCTATCTGATATCACTTCAAAATCTATTTATACAATCTCGTACGGAAATTCTGAGGAAGAAGCTTTAGCCAGAAATTCACAATTGAGCGGTTTTCTTGAGAAAGAGAAAAAAGAAGGCAAAATTCTAAGCTATAATTCCATTGGGAATATTGTACTTTCTGAAAAAGACCAGCAAAAGAAAATTGCAGAATGGCAGCACTTCTGGAATCGTAATAAAAAGCAGGAGGTCCTCTCTGAATTGATTAATAACGGGAACAAATTCGGATTCAACAGTGCGGCCTTCGATCATTTCAACGAAACCCTTTATAAAGATTATTCCACACTGAGCCTTAAAGATTATGAGCAGGTAAAGGCCTTGCAAATTCCAGAATTTCTGAGCAATGAAAAGGGTTTCTATACGGTTTCCAATGTTGTAAAAGTGGATGAGCATAAGAGGGATGCTTTTATTAAAGATATTGAGAAAAAACATGACGTACTGGCCATTGACCGTCAGCAGATGAATGAAAATTTCCTGGGGTTATTAAAAAGGGACTTCAATACTCTGATCAATTATTCCCTGCTGGCTATTATTCTTACCATCATCGTGTTCTTCAGGAATTTTGAGCTTACCATTCTTACCATGTTTCCGATTGTTTTAACGGGAGTGGTAACTGCGGGCATTCTTTATTTTCTCGGGCTGGAACTGAATATTTTCAGCACTGTAGTTTGTACATTAGTCTTTGGAGTAGGTGACGATTTTAGCATCTTCCTTACCCAGGCAATGCAAAAAGAACACACAACCGGTAAAAATGAATTGCCTACCTACAGAATATCAATTATCCTGGCTGTTTTCACTACAATCCTTTCCATTGGTTCCTTGATTTTTGCCAAACATCCAGCCCTGCATTCCCTGGCTTTGGTAGCTTTGATCGGAATGTTCTCGGTAATTATTATTACCTCTACCTTATATCCGTTCTGGTTCAGGCTGTTCATTACCAACCGGGCTAAAAAGGGACTTTCCCCGATTACCCTGAGACTGTTTTTGCATTCCGTGCTATCGTTCGTTTACTATGGTTTGGGAGGCTTTTTATTTTCAGTTTTCGGAAGCTTCTTTGTAAAAAACTCTAAAGGCAGGACGCTGGATATCATCAAGCTGATTTTAGCAAAATTCCTGACGTCCGTACTGTATTCCAACCCTTTTGTAAAGAAAAGGGTTATTAAAAACAACTCTGAAGATTTTAGCAAACCGGCTGTCATCATTGCGAACCATACGTCTTTTCTGGATACTCTTGCCATTGCCATGACAACCCATAAAATTATATATCTGGTGAATGACTGGGTATACCAGTCTCCTGTTTTTGGGAAACTGGTGAGGGCATTGGGTTTTTATCCGGTTTCACAAGGTATTGAAAACGGGATGGATCAGCTGAAAGAGAAGATTGACCAAGGGTATTCTCTGGTAGTGTTTCCTGAAGCTGAACGTTCTTACACTAACGATGTTAAAAGATTCCATAAGGGTGCATTCTACCTTGCAGAACAATTCGGGTTAGACATTCTTCCTCTTTATATCCATGGAAATTCTGAAGTGCTTCCTAAAGGCGACTTCATTATCTATGATGGAAGTATTACGGTAAAAGTAGGGGACAGAATCAGTAAAGATGATGTAAGCTTTGGAAAAAATTATTCAGAAAGGACAAAAAAAATCAATGCTTATTTCAGGACTGAATTTGCCAGACTGAGGGAAGAAATTGAGGATGAGAATTATTTTAAAAAGAAATTATTCCTAAGTTATTTATATAAGAATACTGAAGTAGTACAGGAAGTAAAAAATGACTTCAACATTAATAAATGTGTTTATTTCGAACTGAATAAACACATTTCCAAGGATGCCCATGTTTTGCATATAGCAGATGATTTTGGGCAAAAAGATGCTTTACTGACCCTTTACCAGGCAAGCAGAAAAATATATTCCTTTATTCAGGATGGGGAAAAGAGGGCAACGGCTGAACATAATTACCTGGTTAAGAAAAGGAAAATACAATATATAAAAGAACTGTCTGAGGTGAATAAGAATATTGATGTTCTTTTGATTTCTGATGATCGTTTCGATATAAACAAAATTCAATCACTTCCTGAAACCATCATTTTTATCAATATCAAAAATGCTGTAATAGAAAGTGCTGATTATACATTAATTTTCAGCTCTGAATCATTAAAAGTATTTAAAAGCAAATAA
- a CDS encoding beta-ketoacyl-ACP synthase III, giving the protein MYDVFITKASKYLPNEPVSNAEMETYLGLINDAPSKAKSLILRNNKITTRYYALDKEGNPTHSNAQLTAKAIEGLFDENFRKEDMKLLSVGTTSPDQIQPSHASMVHGELNIGKSIEINTATGLCNSGMNALNYGFLSVKAGVNENAVCAGSERMSAWMTADKFNHEAENLKLLEERPIIAFKREFLRWMLSDGAGAFLLENKPRENSTSLKIEFIDFYSYAHEIEACMYAGCDKQEDGSLKSWADYPSDEWLKQSIFAIKQDTKILDQYILVKGAESLRASFDKHHLDPEKIDHVLAHISSGYFKDGLREEFAKKGMDFPAEKWFYNLSEVGNIGAGSIFIALEELMNSGRLKKGEKVLLCVPESGRFAYSCSLLTVC; this is encoded by the coding sequence ATGTACGACGTATTTATAACAAAGGCTTCAAAATATTTACCTAATGAGCCGGTATCGAATGCTGAAATGGAGACATATCTTGGGCTTATCAATGACGCTCCTTCTAAAGCAAAATCACTTATTTTAAGAAATAATAAAATTACAACAAGATATTACGCTTTAGATAAGGAAGGAAATCCTACCCACTCGAATGCACAGCTTACAGCAAAAGCTATTGAAGGCCTTTTTGATGAAAATTTCAGGAAGGAAGACATGAAATTACTATCAGTAGGAACCACTTCTCCGGACCAGATTCAACCATCACATGCTTCTATGGTGCATGGTGAACTGAACATTGGGAAATCTATTGAGATTAATACGGCTACAGGCCTGTGCAATTCAGGAATGAATGCCTTAAATTACGGTTTCCTTTCTGTAAAAGCCGGAGTTAACGAAAATGCAGTATGTGCAGGGTCTGAAAGAATGTCTGCATGGATGACTGCTGATAAGTTCAACCACGAGGCTGAAAATTTAAAGCTATTGGAGGAAAGACCCATTATTGCTTTTAAAAGAGAGTTCCTGAGATGGATGCTGTCAGACGGAGCAGGTGCTTTCCTGCTGGAAAATAAACCAAGAGAAAACAGCACCTCTTTAAAGATAGAGTTTATTGACTTCTATTCTTACGCCCACGAAATTGAAGCCTGTATGTATGCCGGATGTGATAAACAGGAAGACGGAAGCCTGAAATCATGGGCAGACTATCCTTCAGACGAATGGCTGAAGCAGTCTATATTTGCGATCAAACAGGATACTAAAATCCTGGACCAGTATATTCTTGTAAAAGGAGCGGAAAGCTTGAGAGCCTCTTTTGATAAACATCATTTAGATCCGGAAAAAATTGATCACGTTCTGGCTCATATTTCATCAGGTTATTTTAAAGATGGCCTTAGGGAAGAGTTTGCTAAAAAAGGCATGGATTTCCCTGCAGAAAAATGGTTCTATAACCTTTCTGAGGTTGGAAACATAGGAGCAGGATCTATTTTTATTGCCCTTGAAGAACTGATGAATTCCGGAAGACTTAAAAAAGGGGAAAAAGTACTCCTTTGTGTTCCTGAAAGTGGAAGATTCGCTTACTCTTGTTCTTTATTAACAGTCTGCTAA
- a CDS encoding FabZ, producing MKNRLPTSDKDFVESLIPQRHPFVMVHELTEYSENHLISQFEVKEDNIFVQDGVFQASGLIEHQAQSVALHTGYKYYLLGKEAPTGYIGAIKSFEAETLPAIGDQLKSEVTILNEIMGVTLVDIVTKLNGEIIARSQMKTAVK from the coding sequence ATGAAAAACAGACTGCCCACATCCGATAAAGACTTTGTGGAAAGCCTTATTCCGCAACGACATCCTTTTGTAATGGTACATGAGCTTACGGAATATTCTGAAAACCATCTTATTTCTCAATTTGAAGTGAAAGAGGATAATATTTTTGTTCAGGATGGGGTTTTCCAGGCTTCGGGTCTTATTGAACACCAGGCTCAAAGTGTTGCCCTGCACACGGGATATAAGTATTATCTTTTAGGAAAAGAAGCTCCTACCGGGTATATCGGTGCCATTAAATCTTTTGAGGCTGAAACCTTACCTGCAATAGGAGATCAACTAAAATCGGAGGTGACCATCCTTAATGAAATCATGGGAGTAACCCTGGTGGATATTGTTACCAAACTGAATGGTGAGATTATTGCAAGATCACAAATGAAAACCGCTGTAAAATAA
- a CDS encoding ABC transporter permease, whose amino-acid sequence MKTREDNMINIHNFLPHREPMLMADYILELTREKVVTSFDIKEDNIFVHHNEFVEAGLIENLAQTCSSILGQNFFENPEADTKVIGFITSIKKIEIFALPKAGDTIISKAELISQFENICHIFCETFYNDELLIRADINLFIQEIKS is encoded by the coding sequence ATGAAAACCAGGGAAGATAATATGATCAATATACATAACTTTCTACCGCATCGTGAACCTATGCTTATGGCAGACTATATTCTGGAATTAACCCGGGAGAAAGTTGTGACTTCCTTTGATATAAAGGAGGACAATATATTTGTTCATCATAATGAATTTGTTGAAGCCGGCTTAATTGAAAATCTGGCTCAGACCTGCTCCTCAATCCTTGGACAAAACTTTTTTGAAAACCCTGAAGCCGACACCAAAGTTATCGGTTTTATTACCAGCATCAAGAAGATTGAAATTTTCGCTCTTCCTAAAGCAGGCGACACTATTATTTCCAAAGCAGAACTTATTTCTCAGTTTGAAAATATTTGCCATATCTTCTGTGAAACATTTTATAACGATGAACTACTGATCAGAGCAGATATCAACCTGTTTATCCAGGAAATCAAATCATAA
- a CDS encoding M16 family metallopeptidase has product MKKFFISASLFCMLSVMAQKFDTQKLTDAQGYTYETVKNDQAGVRVYTLKNGLKVYLAKNEDAPRIQTYIPVRTGSNNDPSDNTGLAHYLEHMVFKGTSRLGTQDWAKEKVLLQQISDLYEQHKAEKDPAKKKELYKKIDEVSQEASGYAIANEYDKAISSLGATGTNAHTWLDETVYKNNIPSNELEKWLKVEKERFSELVLRLFHTELEAVYEEYNRAQDNDGRLVNYALMEALFPKHPNGQQTTIGTSEHLKNPSMVAIHKYFDTYYVPNNMAVVLVGDLDFDKTIKLVDQYFGSFKYKELPMKKRVTEEPMTKIVTRTVKSPSTPRMTMAWRTDSYGSQEARIADVIAEILSNRGGAGLIDLNINQKQKTLGASAYESPFKMYGYFGLSVTPKDGQSFDEAKKLLLDQLDLVKKGQFPDWMLEAIVNDKKVQRMKGWETADGLATELYNAYINERSWEQELDDINQYEKITKADVVKFANEFFKDNYVVVYKEKGVNDKLVRVENPGITPIKLNREAQSPFLKDILNAKVAEIKPEFIDYKTAIQTSQIKDKTVSFVKNKYNGIAQVSYIFPFGTDNDKELSIAGTVFKYLGTDKYTPEQLKEEFYKLGISNYVSTSNDQTIITLSGLESNMKKGIELMNHWMTNVKADKAIYDQTVKTILEARAAAKKDKNRIMAALSNYAKYGKDSRMTDIVSRERLQSIDVNELMKKVKTLNQYPYQVFLYGQDQAGLEKAVKPYIVNASLQPAKAKEYAEPSAEGKVYFTNYDMVQMEMAKVAKGSNVNLSNFGASNVFNEYFGRGLSSIVFQEIRESKSLAYSAYVSYANASEKGRANYITNYIGTQANKLPLAVNAMNDLMVALPQIPAQFENAKGSALKQIASNRINRTNIFFSQLALKKLGVDYDLRKDTYAEIQGLTLPKLTAFYNSEVKPVKYNTAIIGKKENLNMESINKMGEFQEVSLEEIFGY; this is encoded by the coding sequence ATGAAAAAGTTTTTTATTTCTGCTTCGCTTTTCTGTATGCTAAGTGTAATGGCACAGAAATTCGACACACAAAAGCTTACCGATGCCCAGGGGTATACCTATGAAACGGTAAAAAACGACCAGGCTGGTGTAAGGGTATATACTTTAAAAAACGGCCTGAAGGTTTATCTGGCAAAAAATGAAGATGCCCCAAGAATCCAGACCTACATCCCTGTAAGAACGGGTTCTAATAACGATCCGAGTGATAATACAGGGTTGGCTCATTATCTGGAGCATATGGTTTTCAAAGGAACTTCACGTTTGGGAACACAGGACTGGGCCAAAGAAAAAGTGCTGTTGCAGCAGATTTCCGACCTATATGAACAGCATAAGGCAGAAAAAGATCCGGCCAAGAAAAAGGAACTTTACAAAAAAATTGATGAGGTTTCCCAGGAAGCATCCGGATATGCTATCGCCAATGAATATGATAAAGCTATTTCTTCATTAGGAGCTACGGGAACCAATGCCCATACCTGGCTGGATGAAACGGTTTATAAAAATAACATTCCTTCCAATGAACTCGAAAAATGGCTGAAGGTAGAGAAAGAGCGTTTTTCAGAATTGGTATTGCGTCTTTTCCATACGGAACTGGAGGCGGTGTATGAAGAGTACAACAGGGCGCAGGATAATGATGGACGTCTTGTCAATTATGCTTTAATGGAAGCTCTTTTCCCTAAACATCCGAATGGGCAGCAGACAACAATCGGAACATCGGAACATTTGAAGAATCCTTCAATGGTAGCTATCCATAAATATTTCGATACTTATTATGTGCCTAACAATATGGCCGTGGTACTGGTGGGAGACCTGGATTTTGACAAAACTATAAAATTAGTTGATCAATATTTCGGTTCTTTCAAATATAAGGAACTGCCAATGAAAAAGAGGGTAACGGAGGAACCTATGACCAAGATCGTTACCAGAACGGTGAAGAGCCCTTCAACACCAAGAATGACCATGGCCTGGAGAACGGATTCTTATGGAAGCCAGGAAGCCAGGATAGCAGATGTAATTGCTGAAATTTTGAGTAACAGGGGTGGTGCAGGTCTGATTGACCTTAATATTAACCAAAAACAAAAGACCCTTGGAGCGAGTGCTTATGAATCACCATTCAAAATGTATGGCTACTTTGGATTATCTGTTACGCCTAAAGACGGACAAAGTTTTGATGAAGCTAAAAAATTATTATTGGATCAGCTTGACCTGGTGAAGAAAGGGCAGTTTCCGGACTGGATGCTTGAAGCCATCGTGAATGATAAGAAGGTTCAGCGGATGAAGGGATGGGAAACTGCAGACGGACTGGCCACTGAGCTTTATAATGCTTACATTAACGAAAGGTCATGGGAGCAAGAGTTGGATGATATCAATCAGTATGAGAAAATCACCAAAGCTGATGTTGTAAAGTTTGCCAATGAATTCTTTAAAGATAATTATGTTGTTGTTTATAAAGAAAAAGGAGTGAATGATAAATTGGTTCGGGTAGAGAATCCGGGAATTACCCCGATCAAATTGAACAGAGAAGCCCAGTCTCCCTTCCTGAAAGATATTTTAAATGCAAAAGTAGCTGAAATCAAGCCTGAATTTATTGATTATAAAACGGCAATCCAGACTTCACAGATTAAGGACAAGACAGTAAGCTTTGTGAAAAATAAATATAACGGGATCGCTCAGGTAAGTTATATTTTCCCTTTCGGAACGGATAATGATAAAGAACTTTCTATTGCAGGAACCGTATTTAAATACCTTGGTACAGATAAATATACTCCGGAACAGCTGAAGGAAGAATTTTACAAATTAGGGATTTCCAATTATGTGAGTACTTCCAATGATCAGACCATTATTACATTAAGCGGACTGGAAAGTAATATGAAGAAAGGAATAGAACTGATGAATCACTGGATGACCAATGTGAAAGCAGATAAGGCAATCTACGATCAGACTGTAAAAACGATCCTGGAAGCACGGGCGGCAGCTAAAAAAGATAAAAACAGAATCATGGCAGCGCTTTCCAATTATGCAAAATATGGTAAAGATTCAAGAATGACGGATATTGTTTCCAGGGAACGTCTTCAGAGCATTGATGTGAATGAGCTGATGAAAAAGGTGAAAACATTGAACCAATATCCATATCAGGTATTCCTTTACGGACAGGACCAGGCCGGATTGGAAAAAGCAGTAAAGCCTTACATCGTCAATGCGAGTTTACAACCGGCTAAAGCTAAAGAATATGCAGAGCCTTCCGCAGAAGGAAAAGTATATTTTACCAATTACGATATGGTACAGATGGAAATGGCTAAAGTGGCAAAAGGAAGTAATGTAAATCTTAGTAATTTCGGTGCATCCAATGTATTCAATGAGTATTTCGGAAGAGGCTTGTCTTCCATCGTTTTCCAGGAGATCAGAGAAAGTAAATCATTGGCGTATTCAGCCTATGTTTCTTATGCCAATGCATCGGAAAAAGGGCGTGCCAATTATATTACCAATTATATCGGAACCCAGGCTAATAAATTGCCATTGGCAGTAAATGCAATGAATGACCTGATGGTTGCTTTACCACAGATCCCTGCACAATTTGAAAATGCAAAAGGATCTGCATTGAAACAAATCGCTTCCAACAGGATCAACAGAACCAATATCTTCTTTAGCCAGTTGGCACTGAAAAAACTTGGTGTTGATTATGATCTTAGGAAAGATACATACGCTGAAATCCAAGGCCTGACTTTACCGAAACTTACAGCATTCTATAATTCCGAAGTGAAGCCCGTAAAATATAATACAGCTATTATTGGTAAGAAAGAAAACCTGAATATGGAATCCATCAATAAGATGGGGGAATTCCAGGAAGTGTCTCTTGAAGAAATTTTCGGATATTAA
- a CDS encoding BtrH N-terminal domain-containing protein, which translates to MKLNFEHHQTAHCENGVASNLLLNKGLKLSEPMIFGIGSGLFFVYLPFLKVNFAPGFSYRPMPGAIFSKAAKRLGIKIKREKFSNPKDAQKALERNLEQNIPTGLQVGVFNLTYFPEEYKFHFNAHNLVVYGKEDGRFLISDPVMDYVTSLSEAELEKVRYAKGALPPKGHMYYPIYVPENIHLEEAIKKGIKDTCKNMLAPVPLIGVKAMRWVAKSIPKWAEKKGTKVTNHYLGQLIRMQEEIGTGGGGFRFIYGAFLQEAAVILKNDELKELSKEITSIGDLWRDFAVDIARVYKNRNSKSNIYHELSRTMLHIADLEEAFYKKLRKAI; encoded by the coding sequence ATGAAACTAAACTTTGAACACCATCAGACTGCACATTGCGAAAACGGTGTTGCTTCCAATTTACTGCTCAATAAAGGACTTAAGCTAAGCGAACCTATGATTTTCGGAATCGGTTCCGGATTGTTTTTCGTCTACCTGCCTTTTTTAAAGGTAAACTTTGCCCCGGGTTTCAGTTATCGTCCGATGCCGGGTGCCATTTTTAGCAAAGCAGCTAAGAGATTAGGAATTAAAATAAAAAGAGAAAAATTTTCAAATCCTAAAGATGCCCAAAAGGCTCTTGAAAGAAATCTGGAACAAAATATACCTACAGGGCTTCAGGTAGGAGTTTTTAACCTTACTTACTTTCCTGAAGAATATAAATTTCACTTCAATGCCCATAATCTTGTTGTTTATGGTAAAGAAGACGGAAGATTCCTGATCAGCGATCCTGTAATGGATTATGTAACTTCTCTTTCCGAAGCAGAACTGGAAAAGGTAAGATATGCAAAAGGAGCACTTCCTCCAAAAGGACATATGTATTATCCTATTTATGTACCTGAAAATATCCATCTTGAGGAAGCCATCAAAAAAGGAATTAAAGACACCTGCAAAAATATGCTTGCTCCGGTGCCTCTCATCGGAGTAAAAGCAATGAGATGGGTGGCGAAAAGCATTCCAAAATGGGCAGAAAAGAAAGGAACCAAAGTGACCAATCATTACCTTGGTCAGCTAATCAGAATGCAGGAGGAAATTGGTACCGGCGGAGGAGGTTTCCGTTTTATTTACGGGGCTTTTCTACAGGAAGCTGCTGTCATTCTTAAAAATGATGAGTTGAAAGAATTATCAAAAGAAATCACTTCCATCGGTGACCTTTGGAGAGACTTTGCGGTAGACATTGCCAGAGTGTATAAAAACAGAAACTCAAAGAGCAATATTTATCATGAATTGTCCAGGACAATGCTGCATATTGCAGATCTGGAAGAAGCTTTTTACAAAAAACTGAGAAAGGCGATCTGA